The following DNA comes from Lates calcarifer isolate ASB-BC8 linkage group LG2, TLL_Latcal_v3, whole genome shotgun sequence.
ACTGCTGTCAatttaaattaaagaaataGTTCAGCATTTGGGGAAATAGCTTATTTACGTTCGATCAATAATCAGAATCACTgtcatttctgtgctgctgaagGAATAGttgaacattttgggaaatgcgtTTATTCGCCTTCTGACATGAAGTTaggtgagaagattgataccactctcatgtctgatGAATATGTCTTGTTTCTGGTAAAaacctgttgtttttatactttgGATTTGTACAGACTAAACAAACCAGTTATAACGTGTCAGCTTCAGAGGTGCTAGCAGGAGGATTTTGTTACCGtttctcctgtttccagtctttatgctaagctaagctaaccgtcTGCTAGCTCTAGCTTCACATTTACCATAGCTaagcatttcccaaaatgtaaaactatccCTTAACGTATGAAGCCAGAGCTGGGAGGCAgctttagcttagcataaagacttgaaGCTGGAGAAAACATCTTGTCTGGCTCAAACCAAAGCTAAAAGATCTATAATAATTAACACGTTACGCCtcgtttgtttaatttgtacacaaacattaatgtaaacacaacaacttGTGATTACAGGGGTTGTTTTAGTTGTGTACCATATAGGCTAAGCTACGCTAATAAGCTACAGCGCCataattaaaaaagagaaagaagagtggTATCTGCCAACAAGAAAGCCAATaagcacaaaatgtcaaactattccttgTTACACAAACAATAATAGAATAATGTTTGGGGATATTTTGGTAAGATTTGTGCTTAATTTTctactttttgtcttttttttgacatacaTCATAATATGtatgaaaacattcattcagtcaataaaatatctgcacacaaacagacacacaatctCACATGCACACTGCTAATTTTAAACACATATATGATGTCTGTATATCGTGTTATTTTGCTTCTTGTCAAATTGAACATTATGTGTCACGTCTCATTCAGCAGGAAACAGCCTTGAAAATATCATTAGCAACGCAGTGTATCTCTAATGGTCTTTTCATTCAACTGTAGTAACTACATTTAGAGGGGGAGAATTGTgatcttttaaatgaaataaaatctaaaaagctTACGATGTTACAGTGTAATTCATACATAACCCTAACGTACTGTAATTCATACAACAGTGTTGTCAGTCTGTCAACTTGCATGAGGTACTGACACTGAATCTACAAACAACATATTCATCAACAGAGGGAACCCAGGATTtcacagaggagggaaaagagggtTTTTCCATTACgcaataaacagacaaacaacaacaacaacaacagcgaCAACATTAACATTGTTATCTTGAGGTAGAACATTAACTTCAGCATTTGGAAGTGCTTTATGTTGGAtacacgttttttttttctttctatcgCTTTGCTTCGAcgagcaggagaggagagaagattCTTGACATCTGAGGTAGTGCGGCACCTGATCTTGTAATTTCTCAAACCAATCAGTTCCTCCGCGTGTAAAGTAAATTGTGAGCACAAGGGAAGGTAAAGTCCCTAAAAGCTTCCCGCAACACATTCATTCCGGCTGAGGTAGGTTTTTGTTGAATCGTTAAGGTTCACACAGCCAAGTCTAGTGTCTGTATGAAGGCCGAGAactcataaaaaaaatgttgatatcACTGAAATAAAGTCCTGAGACAGAATATATCGAATCCCTGGAAGAAGGCTGAAGTCTTCTGTGAGCGAGAAGGTGGAATCATTGGTAGGTGAGAGCAGGCAGCAGGAGTCTTTGACATCCACAGAAAAGTAGAGATAAGACCAATAACTTATAACCACTTTGATATATCGATGATAAAGATATATAtgtattcatatatatatatatatatatatatatatttatatatatataaacttaaaaataaaatcatcattgTTTAACAAGGACATTCTGGGGCTTCTGTGCTGCCCAACACCAGGAAATTAAAACATACAATTAGGGCTGTCACCTTTTATCTGAGACCTAAACAGTCTTTGTAAGTTGGAGAAAATTTAATGAATTGTTTGAAATCTAAATTTAAAGTCTACAAGCGCAGCAGGATGCTAAAAGTAAGTTCACCTAGcagtccagcagagggcgctctGAAAATCACGAACACGATGTTTGGGTCTAGTTTGAATGAATTATGTGTTCAAATTTGCTCGaacttcagttttttaaaaagtgacagccctgttaaaaaaaaaaagaagtaaaaataaagaatatttaaCTAGCCTGCCTAGCTAGAAACAGCCGTCCTTTAGAAGAGAGCTCTCCGAACCCAGGCCAAAAACACTCCAGTCCTAGATCCTCtagaacttaaaaaaaaaaatctttgcaCGAAAGGAAAAACTACTTTGAAAGGAAACATTTGTCAACCTGAGTGAGAGAAGAGTCTAAGGGGACACTGTGGACAGTGTCGTGTGAATTAGCCTTCATACATGATTAGCCTTGGTCCTGCTGAACCGCTCCTGCTGCAGGAGGCTCCTGGAACTGCGTCTCCGTGTCCCGCTCCATCGCGAACTCGTCCAGCGGTATCGTAGACAGCTGGGTGTCGTTCAGCACGTAGGAGTCGGACTGAAAACGAACACAAACAATAGTAATTAAACAGTTAGGAAAAgtgatgagaggagaagaaaaaaactgtgtttttgctgtgaCTGAAATTTCTAATATAATGTATAAGATATAACATGTACACTCCAGTAAATAGTCTGTGCTTATTGGAAATAAACTGGAGTGACTGAGCACAGGTATGAGTGTTAAAATGgtcatacattttaaacaagCCGAAGATTAGCTACGAGTAAAAGTGAGCACGTCTGTAAAGTTTAAATCAGGAGAAACgaataaaaaaggaaataaaacgATGAAAATATAACttaagttgtaataaactgtaCCTGTATACACCCACACTACCAGGACTCACCATGCATGTGTCCTGTGGGTTGGGTTGAGTGAAAAGTCTCTCGAGCTCGTTGCTGTCGACCACTTTCTTCCCCGCTGTGCTGCCATTGACCTCCATTTCTCTCCTGGCGGCCCCGTTCAGCCCAGAGGCCCCCTGGGAAGAGGACGAGGATTCGAGCACCGCGCTGTGCCCTGCCTGGGGGGTGGCCTGCACCGTCTTACACATCATTAACCTGGGGatcacaccaacacacacacgaacacttGTTAGCTGCGTACACATGGCAGATGGACATCAACAATTACTGGCGAGCTAGTTCCACTTGTTGCTGTACTGACCTGCCGCGATAGCTGAAGACGAGGAAGAGCACACAGAAGATGATGCAGGTGACGCCGATGTGAATACCGATTATGATGCCGGTAGTTGATGTTTTactctgttcatctttgacacAGTCACATGGGGCGTCCAACACTGAGGAGACACAGCACACGTCACAGTCAAACCACCACCAAAGTTTGTATAAACCTGTCTGAGGCATGAACAGTCAACTTGACTGAGAGATGCATTAAACTCTGATGTGATGGGGTGATGTAGgacagtgtgtatctgtgtcagAAAATCACCAGATTTCTCCACCGCCTCCCGAAGCGAAAAAAATCGCACAGTGGCATTGCCATCTCCGTGTTGGTTGTACGCAAGCAGCTTTATCTCATAGACCAGTGATGGATctggacaaaagaaaaaacagagagagtttCAGATAATGAATGAAGCACGAGGAAaaatttattaaacattttatattctATTCAACTAAATTTGTCTGAGTGAGGCATATTTGGTCCTACTTTTAGCCCTAGAAAAAAGTGTCTTGTCAACTTTCCTGGCTGGGGAAAATACTCCTCCATCCATTCTGAGATGCTTGTTTATGGGCTCAGATCCCACTATCAAATATGCTTTCTTTAATTAAGATTACAATGGCGATTAAGGTTATAGAAATGACTCAGTCGGTGCTCTCACCCAGCTGAGTGATGTTGTACTGGGTGACGTTGTGAGGGAAGGTGATGGGGCCGGTGAACAGCGGAGTGTGGGCTCTTCTGTAATACAGTCTGAAGCCTTGATTTTGGCCCATCTTGGAGGAGGGCTCCCATGATGCTTGCACAACGCTGCTGTTCACCACCTTGGTGAAGAGTGAAGGAGGCGCTGgcactgcaaacacaacacagtcagtcagccaAAGGCAGTGCAGTGACATGGTAGTAGCAGCACCTAGCAGTTAATGGGAACACTTTGGGAGTGTGAATTATGACACCTCGTGCAGCGATATCTACCAAGAGGCATCATTTTACACAAACAGGAGTTCATTAAACATGTTGCCAGGAGAAGCAGGAATCAAAAGAAATCTAACTTTGGTGGTTGatggttttaaaatatttaatttagtaGCTCGAAACTCTCCACAAGTGCTGCAAATATGCAGCTCTTTTCCAGATCTCCATGCATGTTTGTTATTAGTTAAAAAATGTAGACTTTGAGGGTGAGTGTTCTGCTTCCAACTCACCCTCCCCATGCGTGCTCTCTGTGACACTGTCCGATGGTTTGCTGGCCCCATGGGACGTGTAGGCCTTGACGTAGAAGGTGTAACTAGTGGAGGGCTCCAGGTCCCTGATGATCTGCTGCAGCGTCACCTTACTGACGGCCTCCTCGTACTCCATCTCCACTGGGTCTGGAGCAGggcgagggagggagagaaagaggaggtgagggTTGAAATTAAGagtgagagatggaaaaaggaaagacaTAAATGGGGAAAAGAGAAcgaggatggaggaggagcagacattaaagtgatggaaaataagataaagaggagaaacaataaatacaatctGTTTGTGTCATCATTTTATGGTTATTGCCCATTTCAGTGGTGTTATCAGAGCAGCTCTGTTAGGTAACAGCTAATCTAGTTTGGCCTTGGGAGCCTGAATGATGATGGCCAGGTGAATTGCAGGGGTGGAGTAAGGAGATAGAAGGGGTAAAAGAGGACGTGTTAAAGCATTTTATTGCTCTTAATCCAGAGACATCCAACCATAACCACTATCTACCTCCAAGCCCTCAACCAATTCGCCCGCGCCATCCTGCAAGGGTAATTACAGCAGATCCTATTGGTTGGCCCCCGGGGCCCTTAATTATCCATCTGATAGAactacagaggaaaacagcagctggtgCTACAAGACTCccaccacacacagaaacacacacacactcatacacatcaACAATAGTCAACACATAGGGAGTGTTTTTGTCGTCCTTttaattacattatattatataatccACAGATATGGGAGTGAAGCATGGGGACTTGTAACGcagcactgaacacacactcagttgtTTGCTGGGAGGGATACACTTTCAATCTACCTCTTATTCCTATGGATTCAAATGCACTTATCGTAAGTAGCGAATGTTCCTGCCAAGCcagtgtaatgtaaatgtaatgggaaacattaaaaacagagcTTTTACCATCGTTCTCTGCACCTGAGGTTGTTGATAGGGGTGTAACTGTCTGACGCCTGCTTCAGCAAATTTGCAAAATTCAAGCAGCACCTTGCAACATGAGACCCTTGTGTGTTCTAATACATTTCaatactgaaaacacacacagagtatgtGAGAGGAATGTAGGACTCACAAATGTCTCTGCAGTTTGCTTGTGATTTGCATGTAAGCAGCGCTCGCAGTTTGCTTTTATGAAACAAGCCCCTCGCTGACAATGTCAGTGCCGTCCATCTTTATCATGTCAGTGTAACAGCTTATTCCCATTTTTATATGCAGTATATTCACAGAAATGCTGGTGGAcacatttacagatttacagatgTAACTTGCAGCACCTAAATATTTAGCTGCAGCCAAAacttgaaggtttttttttctttttctgtttggatCTTCAGTGCAGCCTCACCTGAGGTCCGGCGGATGTGGAGCACGTAGCCGATGATGTCCTGAGTGTTCTGGTCGGGCTCCCTCCAAGACACCTGGATGGTGGTGGGTGAGAGGGCCTCAGCCTGGACGTGGGTTGCGACACCGGGCAGTCCGTCAGCCCAGAGCACCGTGAGGCGGGCGCTGGCCTGCGTGGAGCCGGCGCTGTTCTCGGCGATACACTGGTAAATAGCTTCATCATCCTGGCTGATGCCATAGATGGTTAGTGTGCTGTGAGAgcgggaggagaggagaggtggaacagagaaaaaaaggaaatggttAAGTTTAATGTCTCTGACACCCACATGGAGCACACGAGTCCAAATCCAAAGTCAATTCTACTTAAAAGCAATTAAGTTTtcacttaaataaaagtatctCTGGccaaatgttaaataataacaGTTTCACACCTTCGTTAAACTCCTGCACTTTGCATTTGAGCAGGTGAAAAATGTGCCCTTTGTGATTCTCTGCTTTAACTTGTATGAGGCATTTTAAAGGGAATATATTATGCACTTTGTCATGTCAGACCAAGGCTGCACAGTTACACTTTCATCTGCATCTGGATCCATATcagctgcaaaacacacacaacagacaacCACCCTGTTTGCTGACAGtggctgtgattttttttaaggttATCTGAATCCTGTTGGGgaacattatgaccactgaaATTTATCATGCTGCTGTAGCAGCACTGATGGCAGAAATGTCATCTAACCTTGTGGAATCAGTCACAGTTGACATGATGTGTGTTCAAGAGTTACGGCAGTTTAAATCAAATAGGCAACACTCACaagaatttttgttttatacataCCTGTGCTGGTGTGGATTCAttgaaatataaagagagactTGACAAGACATATTTGCGTTGTAAGTGTAAATCTCCGTTTAGGGTGAGCCTGAACTGATGGAGCTGTCTTAAAACTCTCTACGCCTCATGTCTCAGGAGTCATGAACCTTTATGTGCTTTGTAAATGATCACATGGTGAAACCGAAATCTATTTTTACTAGTTtctgaaatacattttaagcaAATTCCTACGTGATGGAAGTTCTTTTGAATTATTTATAAAGTAACTGCAGCCTTCAGATATTGTGAAGTACAagtacaatgtttttttttttactagaaGTGTGAAGTCTCCCAGTAATGTAGCTGTGCTTGAATAAATGAACCTGCTGTAGCTGCTTCATACCTCAGGCAGGGACTGAGGcgtgtgtttgagtgagtgaaagaaacacatcacacactatagacagcagcagcatgtaTAGAAGACCGTCACTCATGCAAAGCACATACTTTCAGGCTGATTTGTCTTCTACTAGAGCTCCCATTGGAGTAGATAAATCTAATTCAGtgtttcaaaaaatgtaatttgccTACATCAGTAAAACCTTTCATCTGTCCAAGCACATATATGTACTGACATACCTCTGCACACAGACAACCTCccacacacagtaaatcattTTTCTCGGTGCCTTCACTCTATATTCTCTTTGTTCCAGCCATCGCTCCTCTATATCgcacctccacctctctgctctttgtccccatctctgtatctctgctgcttcctcctcttcccttccaCCTGACCTGTCTTCTGTTATAGCAGAAATATAATGGCCCCACAGTGTGTGCATCTTGAGTAGGTGGTATTAGGTGAGAATACATAATCCACTTCTCTCGTTGCGTTTATCCTACAGcttaaggaaaaataaaacatttaacaaactgtGGAAATGAGGCCCTGTGGcgcaaaaacatttctttatacCAGATTCATGCCAAGGCCATTTCTGTTGTATTTAAGATGTAATGTGTGCTGGGGAACACAAAACAACAGGCTTGGGTTGTAGCTTTGTCCATTTTCACCACACCGAGATGGCGTAGCCCTGGGTCATGGCATTTTAAGAGATTAGAAGCCTTTTTCACATAAAGGGAATTAAAGGGAAAGTTGAAACAGTAGAATTGAATGCCCCAGGAGTTCAACGTGTCCTGCAGCATCCTGCTAATCTGTCATTTGCAGTTTGTAAGAACCTGTCGAGCAGACTGTCATCAGTCTTTGACAGACAGGTTGGATCCTCAGTGTATTGAATCAGAATTTATAAAGAAACGTCCGAACCATCCCGTGAGGAACAGCATGCAATTTATTGAAAGAACAACATGTCAGCCCGGTGCGGTGAACATGGTCTGTCACAGGACACCTTCTGGATCCGCGAAATGGGACACGCGGTAAATGGCATTTCAGCTCTGGACAGACAGCGCTGACCTCATACCAGCCTCAGTGAGGTTTGTAGGGATGGATTTGTAAGGACAGGGGAGTGCTCTTCTGGGTCAGCAGGCAGGATGGAGGAGTGAATCATTCCATTTCCTTTTCAAAATTGATGTGCTGGGATACAATTACTGTACGTCTCTAATCTGGGTCAGAATAGGCTGCGAGGTGGAGGAATCATTATTCTGTCCGGGCTAACAGGTGGATTCAATCTGGATAATTATCAGGTCAAAGAGGCCCTCCGTATTTCACCCTCTCTGAGTCAATCTCACCTCTGACCCCTGAGGTGGCAGCAGTCGCCAGCCCTCAGCTCGCTACTCAACCATCACATTTCTGACAGCCTTTCATATCAGCGATGGATGGAGTGTTTGCAGACAGGCAGCCTGACCAGACGCCACAGACACGGCAAAGAGGCTCCCTctggggtgggg
Coding sequences within:
- the igdcc3 gene encoding immunoglobulin superfamily DCC subclass member 3 isoform X1, giving the protein MASTRLRCLVPCFLGILLNALIGVMCEAELSFTLEPSDIIAVQEQPLMLHCQVDGIPPITTQWRHNGLLLTQDQHHTTFINGSLLIGHFQKTKSDGSSDEGDYECVAQNSFGLVVSRKARIQAATMADFHVQPESVHVEESGVARFQCQIHGLPEPVISWEKDSRPVDTKDERYTLLPTGVLQITGVREEDSGKFCCVAHNSAGVKHSTEALLTVSGSQSSVYKEPMILVGPENLTLTVHQTAILECIATGYPRPIVSWSRLDGRPIGVEGIQVLGTGNLMISDVGVQHSGVYVCAANKPGTRVRRTAQGRLVVQAPAEFVQPPQSIARPVGTTAIFTCQAQGEPEPQLTWLKNGQILEPGGHVKLRNNNSTLTIYGISQDDEAIYQCIAENSAGSTQASARLTVLWADGLPGVATHVQAEALSPTTIQVSWREPDQNTQDIIGYVLHIRRTSDPVEMEYEEAVSKVTLQQIIRDLEPSTSYTFYVKAYTSHGASKPSDSVTESTHGEVPAPPSLFTKVVNSSVVQASWEPSSKMGQNQGFRLYYRRAHTPLFTGPITFPHNVTQYNITQLDPSLVYEIKLLAYNQHGDGNATVRFFSLREAVEKSVLDAPCDCVKDEQSKTSTTGIIIGIHIGVTCIIFCVLFLVFSYRGRLMMCKTVQATPQAGHSAVLESSSSSQGASGLNGAARREMEVNGSTAGKKVVDSNELERLFTQPNPQDTCMSDSYVLNDTQLSTIPLDEFAMERDTETQFQEPPAAGAVQQDQG
- the igdcc3 gene encoding immunoglobulin superfamily DCC subclass member 3 isoform X2; its protein translation is MVTVMNLLALNKAPVTGVMCEAELSFTLEPSDIIAVQEQPLMLHCQVDGIPPITTQWRHNGLLLTQDQHHTTFINGSLLIGHFQKTKSDGSSDEGDYECVAQNSFGLVVSRKARIQAATMADFHVQPESVHVEESGVARFQCQIHGLPEPVISWEKDSRPVDTKDERYTLLPTGVLQITGVREEDSGKFCCVAHNSAGVKHSTEALLTVSGSQSSVYKEPMILVGPENLTLTVHQTAILECIATGYPRPIVSWSRLDGRPIGVEGIQVLGTGNLMISDVGVQHSGVYVCAANKPGTRVRRTAQGRLVVQAPAEFVQPPQSIARPVGTTAIFTCQAQGEPEPQLTWLKNGQILEPGGHVKLRNNNSTLTIYGISQDDEAIYQCIAENSAGSTQASARLTVLWADGLPGVATHVQAEALSPTTIQVSWREPDQNTQDIIGYVLHIRRTSDPVEMEYEEAVSKVTLQQIIRDLEPSTSYTFYVKAYTSHGASKPSDSVTESTHGEVPAPPSLFTKVVNSSVVQASWEPSSKMGQNQGFRLYYRRAHTPLFTGPITFPHNVTQYNITQLDPSLVYEIKLLAYNQHGDGNATVRFFSLREAVEKSVLDAPCDCVKDEQSKTSTTGIIIGIHIGVTCIIFCVLFLVFSYRGRLMMCKTVQATPQAGHSAVLESSSSSQGASGLNGAARREMEVNGSTAGKKVVDSNELERLFTQPNPQDTCMSDSYVLNDTQLSTIPLDEFAMERDTETQFQEPPAAGAVQQDQG